The following coding sequences lie in one Nitratireductor mangrovi genomic window:
- a CDS encoding anhydro-N-acetylmuramic acid kinase, translated as MSVKCAIGLMSGTSMDGIDLALLDTDGDMVVRRGPAFFVPYEAAFRRRIESALDTAKGIEHREQRPGDLGDLEREITLRHADAVARFRAEHPRWAGRVELVGFHGQTVLHRPKKSLTVQLGDGPLLARETGLAVVFDLRANDMRHGGQGAPLVPAYHTALAHALVDAGASQFPICFVNVGGISNITWVPARGDPVAFDSGPGNALIDQWVAGQGGIPFDADGMIASEGGVVASVVARYLENPFFARKGPKSLDRGDFTLEPAEGLELADGARTLANVSAEAILKAAEQMPELPKCWIICGGGRKNPHIVADLRRGADAMGSAVALAEDVGLDGDAMEAEAWAYLAVRSLAGLPVTFPTTTGCHRPVTGGVIVSPPRGQSSSALPHDFV; from the coding sequence ATGAGCGTCAAATGCGCCATCGGGCTGATGAGCGGAACGTCGATGGATGGCATCGATCTCGCCTTGCTCGATACCGACGGCGATATGGTCGTCCGTCGCGGCCCGGCGTTCTTCGTTCCTTACGAGGCGGCTTTCAGGCGCCGAATCGAATCCGCACTCGACACCGCAAAAGGAATCGAGCATCGCGAGCAGCGCCCCGGCGACCTCGGCGATTTGGAGCGCGAGATCACGCTACGCCATGCGGACGCGGTGGCAAGGTTCCGCGCCGAACATCCCCGCTGGGCGGGTCGCGTCGAACTGGTCGGCTTCCACGGCCAGACCGTGCTGCATCGACCGAAAAAGTCGCTCACCGTGCAACTTGGCGACGGGCCCCTTCTTGCGCGGGAGACCGGTCTTGCCGTTGTCTTCGACCTCAGAGCCAACGACATGCGCCACGGTGGCCAGGGCGCACCCCTTGTGCCGGCCTATCACACAGCCCTCGCGCACGCCCTGGTGGATGCCGGTGCCAGCCAGTTCCCGATCTGCTTCGTCAACGTCGGCGGCATCTCGAACATCACCTGGGTTCCTGCCCGAGGCGACCCGGTCGCCTTTGACAGCGGTCCCGGCAATGCCCTTATCGACCAATGGGTTGCAGGGCAGGGCGGGATTCCGTTCGACGCCGACGGCATGATCGCGTCGGAGGGAGGGGTGGTAGCGTCCGTCGTGGCGCGCTACCTGGAAAACCCGTTCTTCGCCAGGAAAGGCCCCAAATCGCTGGATCGCGGCGACTTTACGCTCGAGCCTGCCGAAGGCCTCGAACTTGCGGATGGAGCGCGTACCCTCGCCAATGTCTCAGCGGAGGCGATCCTCAAGGCGGCCGAACAGATGCCCGAACTGCCAAAATGCTGGATTATCTGCGGTGGCGGCCGCAAGAATCCTCATATCGTTGCCGATCTGCGACGTGGTGCGGACGCGATGGGGAGTGCGGTCGCGCTGGCGGAAGATGTGGGGCTCGATGGCGACGCCATGGAAGCCGAAGCATGGGCCTACCTCGCGGTCAGATCGCTGGCCGGTCTGCCGGTCACGTTCCCGACCACCACCGGCTGTCACAGGCCCGTCACGGGAGGGGTCATAGTTTCGCCGCCGCGCGGCCAATCCTCTTCGGCGTTGCCGCATGACTTTGTCTGA
- a CDS encoding glycosyltransferase family 2 protein yields MPGNDKTHFMISIVIPCRNEAQNIPLLFEEIGAAMTGRSFEVIVVDDASSDATAEVLAEEAARRGYPIRHLRHERTAGQSLALRSGAWAARGAMVATLDGDGQNDPRYLPELIDALRQAGPEYGMVQGQRVGRRDGLAKRMASRFANGLRRALLGDDTRDTGCGLKAVHTDILRRLPFFDGTHRFIPALVIQEGFKILHRDVVDRPRRHGRSNYGILDRGLQGAVDLAGVRWLRRRRRRMPKVEEIRYR; encoded by the coding sequence ATGCCTGGCAACGACAAGACACATTTCATGATATCCATCGTGATCCCGTGCCGGAACGAGGCGCAAAATATTCCGCTGCTGTTCGAGGAGATCGGCGCTGCCATGACCGGGCGCAGCTTCGAGGTGATCGTTGTCGATGACGCTTCGAGCGATGCAACGGCTGAAGTGCTTGCCGAGGAGGCCGCTCGACGTGGTTATCCGATCCGTCATCTGCGGCATGAGCGCACGGCCGGCCAGAGCTTGGCGTTGCGCTCGGGGGCCTGGGCCGCGCGCGGCGCAATGGTTGCCACGCTTGATGGCGACGGGCAGAACGATCCGCGCTACCTGCCCGAACTGATCGACGCGCTGCGTCAGGCCGGGCCTGAGTATGGCATGGTGCAAGGGCAGCGGGTGGGACGCCGCGACGGCCTTGCAAAGCGCATGGCTTCACGTTTTGCGAACGGTTTGCGCCGCGCCCTGCTTGGCGATGACACACGCGACACGGGTTGCGGACTGAAGGCGGTTCACACGGACATCCTGCGCAGGCTGCCCTTCTTTGACGGAACGCATCGCTTTATCCCCGCGCTGGTGATCCAGGAAGGGTTCAAGATCCTGCATCGCGACGTGGTCGACCGACCGCGCCGGCATGGGCGCTCCAATTACGGCATTCTGGATCGCGGGTTGCAGGGGGCGGTTGACCTTGCCGGCGTACGCTGGCTTCGCCGCCGCAGGCGCCGGATGCCGAAAGTCGAGGAAATCCGCTACCGGTGA
- a CDS encoding lipid-A-disaccharide synthase N-terminal domain-containing protein — MHDLTNWLHAVFIEQFDAWVLLGFCAQGFFTMRFVVQWIASERAKRSVVPVAFWFFSLGGGSLLFIYAIHRQDPVFIAGQGLGLFIYIRNLWLIGKERLEA; from the coding sequence ATGCACGATCTGACAAACTGGCTACACGCCGTATTCATTGAACAGTTCGACGCCTGGGTGCTGCTCGGCTTCTGTGCGCAGGGCTTCTTCACCATGCGTTTCGTCGTCCAATGGATCGCTTCCGAAAGGGCGAAACGCAGTGTTGTGCCGGTTGCGTTCTGGTTCTTCTCTCTCGGCGGCGGCAGCCTTCTTTTCATCTATGCCATCCACCGTCAGGATCCGGTGTTCATTGCCGGGCAGGGGCTCGGGCTGTTCATCTACATCCGCAATCTGTGGCTGATCGGCAAGGAACGCCTGGAAGCGTGA
- a CDS encoding phosphatase PAP2 family protein, producing the protein MTVRDPAQVAHEWRLRSVRPYRNAVETWRTIRARIVKPRPRPVSFSWKGWLAVYLACVVAGLVLLDPLVGDFVHNWPIWLALRAITFTDAGKGTWYIVPALAFLIVANLTDWRSLSRRWLMAFYSWTSLAFFVLWCTALSGLAANLLKLMIGRARPTLFDELGTYHFEPFTLDSLFRGFPSGHATVLGGAAALLMLLFPRFRWPILIFGAWVASTRIFVSAHYPADVIAGYGFGIGFAILGAVLMSRMGFMFTTGASGFPVSKPTFRLFWPLRQAGSYRLRVRQFVARPA; encoded by the coding sequence ATGACTGTCCGCGATCCGGCGCAGGTGGCGCATGAGTGGCGTTTGCGGTCTGTGAGACCCTACCGCAACGCCGTGGAGACGTGGCGCACGATCCGGGCACGCATTGTGAAGCCTCGACCGCGCCCCGTGTCGTTTTCCTGGAAAGGTTGGCTCGCCGTCTATCTCGCGTGTGTGGTCGCAGGGCTCGTACTGCTCGACCCGCTGGTTGGCGATTTCGTCCACAACTGGCCGATCTGGCTCGCGTTGCGGGCGATTACCTTCACCGATGCGGGCAAGGGGACGTGGTACATCGTCCCGGCACTGGCGTTTCTGATCGTCGCCAATCTGACAGATTGGCGGTCGCTGTCGAGGCGTTGGCTCATGGCCTTCTATTCGTGGACGAGCCTTGCCTTCTTCGTGCTTTGGTGCACCGCCCTGTCGGGGCTGGCAGCCAACCTCCTGAAACTGATGATCGGCCGGGCGCGGCCCACCTTGTTCGATGAGCTCGGTACCTACCATTTCGAGCCGTTCACGCTCGATTCTCTCTTTCGCGGTTTTCCGTCCGGCCACGCCACCGTGCTAGGCGGCGCAGCCGCGCTGCTGATGCTGCTTTTTCCGCGGTTCCGCTGGCCCATCTTGATATTCGGTGCCTGGGTCGCCTCGACACGCATCTTCGTGTCAGCGCACTACCCGGCAGATGTTATCGCCGGCTACGGATTTGGGATCGGCTTTGCCATTCTTGGCGCCGTGCTGATGTCCCGTATGGGCTTTATGTTCACCACCGGAGCGTCCGGGTTCCCCGTCAGCAAACCGACGTTTCGCCTTTTTTGGCCGTTGCGGCAGGCTGGTAGCTACCGGCTCCGCGTACGCCAGTTCGTCGCGCGTCCGGCCTGA
- a CDS encoding alpha/beta hydrolase encodes MPEVIFAGPDGRLEGRYQPSKEKNAPIALVLHPHPQFGGTMNNKIVYDLFYMFQKRGFTTLRFNFRGIGRSQGQFDHGTGELSDAAAALDWVQSLHPDSKNCWIAGYSFGAWIGMQLLMRRPEIEGFISIAPQPNIYDFSFLAPCPSSGLIIHGDSDKVAPPKDVQTLVDKLHTQKGITITQKTLEGANHFFTNHADELIADCSDYLDRRLNGELAEARPKRLR; translated from the coding sequence ATGCCCGAAGTCATTTTCGCCGGACCGGACGGACGTCTGGAAGGTCGCTATCAGCCGTCAAAGGAAAAGAACGCGCCTATCGCGCTTGTGCTTCATCCCCACCCGCAGTTCGGCGGAACGATGAACAACAAGATCGTCTACGACCTGTTCTACATGTTCCAGAAGCGCGGCTTCACGACGCTGCGTTTCAACTTTCGCGGTATCGGGCGCAGCCAAGGTCAGTTCGACCATGGCACGGGAGAACTTTCGGACGCGGCCGCAGCGCTCGACTGGGTTCAGTCGCTGCATCCGGATTCCAAAAACTGCTGGATTGCCGGCTATTCCTTCGGTGCCTGGATCGGCATGCAGTTGCTCATGCGCCGCCCGGAGATCGAAGGCTTTATCTCGATCGCACCGCAGCCAAACATCTATGACTTCTCCTTTCTGGCCCCCTGCCCGTCCTCAGGTCTCATCATCCATGGCGATTCCGACAAGGTCGCACCGCCAAAGGACGTGCAAACGCTGGTCGACAAGCTGCATACGCAGAAGGGCATCACCATCACCCAAAAGACGCTCGAAGGCGCAAATCACTTCTTCACCAACCATGCCGACGAATTGATAGCCGACTGCTCCGACTATCTGGATCGACGTCTCAACGGTGAGTTGGCCGAGGCGCGCCCGAAACGCTTGAGGTGA
- a CDS encoding ArnT family glycosyltransferase gives MRYVILFLLCLLAVAPGISRFPAVDRDEARFVQASKQMVESGDYVDISFQEEKRYKKPVGVYWLHAAAIQLSGYGAEAPIWVYRLVSVLAIASAVLATCWAGAGLFGARAGFIAGLGLAATFAIAFEGRIAKTDAVLLAFTVVAQGALARIHLAVERGRPVGYLPWIFWIAQGCGILIKGPITPLASALTVLALFAFKRDWRWLRHLRPLRGLALAALIVLPWLALITWKSGAAFWQESLGKDLFGKVVGGQESHGLPPGFYVATYSLYLWPFGLLVLGAGLRAWNLARADTRLLFLLCWYVTFWLFFELIPTKLPNYMIPAYPALFLLLGWAMTRPDGEAATPLRLWQVWLWRLAAFGQIVVTVGIATAAIVLPASFVGNVSVVGIAAALCALLAGGLAFPTKLVLSLRRMAAACAVAWLSFALIFSFVLPSMTTMWLSPRIEEAFVAARPCEDSVLAAVRFHEPSLVFMMGTKTKLTDVNGAAAHLAADPACAIVLVPEDAAGEFSAFMASFGISTEATEPIVGINYSNGNRLSLRLYKTLR, from the coding sequence ATGCGCTATGTGATCCTGTTCCTGCTTTGCCTGCTTGCGGTTGCACCTGGCATCTCGCGCTTTCCGGCTGTCGACAGGGACGAGGCCCGCTTCGTGCAGGCATCGAAGCAGATGGTCGAGTCCGGCGACTATGTCGACATCAGTTTCCAGGAAGAGAAGCGCTACAAGAAGCCGGTCGGGGTCTACTGGCTGCATGCCGCCGCGATCCAACTGAGCGGCTATGGCGCAGAGGCGCCGATCTGGGTCTACAGGCTCGTCTCCGTCCTGGCTATCGCCTCCGCCGTATTGGCGACGTGCTGGGCCGGTGCAGGCCTTTTCGGCGCCCGTGCCGGTTTCATCGCGGGCCTCGGGCTCGCGGCGACTTTCGCCATCGCCTTTGAAGGCCGCATTGCCAAGACCGATGCCGTGTTGCTGGCCTTCACAGTCGTCGCCCAAGGGGCGCTGGCGAGAATCCATCTTGCCGTTGAGCGGGGCAGGCCGGTTGGCTATCTGCCGTGGATTTTCTGGATTGCGCAAGGATGCGGCATCCTGATCAAGGGCCCCATCACGCCGCTTGCCAGCGCGCTTACGGTCCTTGCCCTGTTCGCCTTCAAGCGCGACTGGCGCTGGCTCAGACATCTGCGACCGCTGCGCGGCCTCGCACTCGCGGCGCTCATCGTGCTCCCATGGCTTGCCCTCATTACCTGGAAGAGTGGCGCGGCTTTCTGGCAAGAATCGCTCGGCAAGGATCTGTTCGGAAAGGTCGTCGGCGGCCAGGAATCGCATGGCCTGCCGCCCGGCTTCTACGTGGCGACGTACAGCCTCTATCTGTGGCCCTTTGGCCTTCTGGTCCTGGGTGCTGGCCTGCGGGCCTGGAACTTGGCCAGAGCCGATACGCGGCTGTTGTTCCTGCTTTGCTGGTATGTGACGTTCTGGCTCTTCTTCGAGTTGATACCGACCAAGCTGCCCAACTATATGATCCCCGCCTACCCGGCCCTTTTCCTGCTGCTCGGCTGGGCGATGACGCGTCCTGATGGCGAAGCGGCAACGCCGCTCAGGCTGTGGCAGGTCTGGCTCTGGCGGCTGGCCGCATTCGGGCAGATAGTGGTCACCGTCGGCATCGCCACGGCCGCGATCGTGCTGCCTGCCAGTTTTGTGGGAAACGTCTCGGTGGTCGGCATCGCAGCGGCGCTTTGCGCGCTCCTGGCCGGAGGACTGGCGTTCCCGACCAAACTTGTGCTGTCGCTGCGGCGGATGGCTGCCGCTTGTGCGGTGGCATGGCTGTCATTCGCTCTGATATTCTCCTTCGTGCTTCCCTCGATGACCACCATGTGGCTGTCGCCGCGAATCGAGGAGGCGTTTGTGGCAGCCAGGCCCTGCGAGGACTCGGTTCTGGCAGCGGTAAGGTTCCACGAGCCGAGCTTGGTCTTCATGATGGGTACAAAAACGAAGCTGACCGACGTCAACGGGGCGGCCGCGCATCTCGCGGCGGATCCGGCCTGCGCCATCGTACTCGTGCCGGAGGACGCTGCGGGCGAATTTTCGGCGTTCATGGCGTCTTTTGGCATCTCGACGGAGGCCACCGAGCCGATCGTGGGCATCAACTATTCGAACGGGAACCGCCTTTCACTGCGGCTTTACAAGACGCTTCGTTGA